A region of Phaeodactylum tricornutum CCAP 1055/1 chromosome 14, whole genome shotgun sequence DNA encodes the following proteins:
- a CDS encoding predicted protein — MSAACKTILECIGEDPHREGLLKTPLRWAKALLYMCQGYDKRPEDVTNGAVFHENHSEMVVVRNIDIHSLCEHHMVPFTGRVHIGYIPNGKILGLSKLARIAELYARRLQVQERLTRQIADAIVETVEPLGVAVVVECTHFCMVMRGVQKTGALTTTSSVRGCFESNSKTRAEFFSIIQGNGVTMC; from the coding sequence ATGTCCGCCGCCTGCAAAACGATCCTGGAATGCATAGGGGAAGACCCGCACCGCGAAGGTCTCCTGAAGACTCCCCTACGATGGGCCAAGGCTCTACTCTACATGTGCCAAGGCTACGACAAACGCCCGGAAGACGTCACCAACGGCGCAGTCTTTCACGAAAATCACTCCGAAATGGTAGTGGTCCGCAACATTGACATTCATAGTTTGTGCGAACACCACATGGTCCCTTTTACCGGTCGCGTCCATATTGGATACATTCCCAACGGCAAGATTCTCGGTTTGTCCAAGCTCGCCCGGATTGCCGAATTGTACGCCCGACGCTTGCAGGTGCAGGAACGATTGACACGCCAAATTGCCGACGCTATTGTGGAAACGGTCGAACCCCTCGGTGTCGCCGTAGTCGTGGAGTGCACGCACTTTTGCATGGTCATGCGGGGAGTCCAAAAGACGGGAGCTTTGACAACGACGTCGTCGGTCCGGGGATGCTTCGAAAGCAATTCCAAGACACGAGCCGAgttcttttccatcattcaAGGGAATGGTGTTACCATGTGTTGA